The proteins below come from a single Cricetulus griseus strain 17A/GY chromosome 6, alternate assembly CriGri-PICRH-1.0, whole genome shotgun sequence genomic window:
- the Dipk1b gene encoding divergent protein kinase domain 1B yields the protein MRRLRRLVHLVLLCPFSKGLQQGRLPGVRVKYVLLVWLGIVVGSWMVYVHYSSYSELCRGHVCQVVICDQYRKGIISGSVCQDLCELQKVEWRTCLSSAPGQQVYSGLWQDKEVTIKCGIEEALNSKAWPDAVPGRELVLFDKPTRGTSIKEFREMILSFLKANLGDLPSLPALVDQILFMADFNKDSRVSLAEAKSVWALLQRNEFLLLLSLQEKEHASRLLGYCGDLYLTEGIPHGSWHGAVLMPALRPLLPSVLHRALQQWFGPAWPWRAKIAIGLLEFVEELFHGSYGTFYMCETTLANIGYTAAYDFKMADLQQVAPEATVRRFLQGRHCEHSSDCIYGRDCRAPCDRLMRQCKGDLIQPNLAKVCELLRDYLLPGAPADLREELGKQLRTCTTLSGLASQVEAHHSLVLSHLKTLLWREISNTNYS from the exons ATGCGGCGGCTGCGGCGCCTGGTGCACCTGGTGCTCCTCTGTCCCTTCTCCAAGGGCCTGCAG CAGGGCCGGCTCCCAGGTGTCAGGGTCAAGTATGTCTTGCTAGTCTGGCTGGGCATCGTCGTGGGCAGCTGGATGGTCTATGTGCACTACTCGTCCTATTCGGAGCTCTGCCGTGGTCACGTCTGCCAGGTGGTGATC TGTGACCAGTACCGCAAGGGCATCATCTCCGGCTCTGTCTGCCAGGACCTGTGTGAGTTGCAGAAGGTAGAGTGGAGGACCTGCCTGTCTTCAGCCCCAGGCCAGCAG GTGTACAGTGGGCTCTGGCAAGACAAGGAGGTGACCATCAAATGTGGCATTGAGGAGGCCCTAAACTCCAAGGCCTGGCCAGATGCAGTCCCAGGGCGGGAGCTGGTGCTGTTTGACAAGCCCACCCGGGGCACCTCCATCAAGGAGTTCCGGGAGATGATCCTCAGCTTCCTCAAG GCGAACCTAGGAGACCTGCCCTCCCTGCCAGCGCTGGTTGACCAGATCCTTTTCATGGCGGACTTCAACAAGGATAGCAGGGTGTCCCTGGCAGAGGCCAAGTCTGTGTGGGCCCTGCTGCAGCGCAACgagttcctgctgctgctgtccctTCAGGAGAAGGAGCATGCTTCCCGGCTGCTGGGCTACTGTGGGGACCTCTACCTCACTGAGGGTATTCCCCATGGCTCCTGGCATGGGGCAGTGCTGATGCCTGCTTTGCGCCCACTTCTGCCATCTGTGCTGCATAGGGCTCTCCAGCAGTGGTTTGGACCTGCATGGCCCTGGCGTGCCAAGATTGCTATTGGTCTGCTGGAGTTTGTAGAGGAGCTCTTCCATGGTTCCTATGGTACCTTCTACATGTGTGAGACCACATTGGCCAATATTGGATACACGGCTGCCTATGACTTCAAGATGGCAGACCTGCAGCAGGTGGCACCAGAGGCTACAGTGCGTCGCTTCCTTCAGGGCCGCCACTGTGAGCACAGTTCTGACTGCATCTATGGGCGAGATTGTAGGGCCCCATGTGACAGACTCATGAGACAGTGCAAGGGTGACCTCATTCAGCCCAACCTGGCCAAGGTGTGTGAACTGCTAAGGGATTACCTGCTGCCTGGTGCTCCTGCAGACCTCCGAGAGGAGCTGGGCAAACAGCTGCGCACATGCACTACACTGAGTGGACTGGCCAGCCAGGTGGAAGCCCACCATTCGTTGGTGCTTAGCCACCTCAAGACCTTACTCTGGAGGGAGATCTCCAATACCAACTACTCTTAA